A region of Triplophysa dalaica isolate WHDGS20190420 chromosome 20, ASM1584641v1, whole genome shotgun sequence DNA encodes the following proteins:
- the LOC130409598 gene encoding uncharacterized protein LOC130409598, whose translation MASYCRLCAGPIDPQDTHEHCIACLGLAHAEAAFCESDCAHCADLPARVLRTRRNIARGNIGSRLTATNESLVSLPAPRGSGDDTAPGRCPLPSPHSPVLYADESLRPPPSVLGAVSFGAEEDDDSMSISASDKDWAGSERDRPDLESTPDLHEEFMRVLEKAVSELDITWSSPEEPAKSKLDSWYLQAGRRQATSKRSAPFFPDVHEHVVKSWSAPQSARVHAATQSMFAHVVGAEAHGYVRMPPVEETLAAHLCPSTTSLGSDPGLPSKPCRFTAHLAGKAYASAGEAASALHAMAVLQVFQAKILQSLDSGSLEADATRDLRAATDFALMATKRTAQAIGRSMGFMVVLHRHLWLTLADLKDADRKSLLNAPITPSGLFGDVVESVVERFGETQKRAKAMSHVLPRRSYQPGRPNSTLLPPRLLEVVSRMHGLNNGRARLRRGTGRREDRREDRRATTAERHRLPSRHPDGPIKRRREFVSVPVAPKRRCLHQFSPAVAGEHCNVVNVCVNAIKTHTCSQKELFPPHTTNAAFLALPRCSAKPQLIPTITSLPSSTVFPVGERRLESHARAISPPVQLASLHQRASLNGPLTVTPEEIRPLCLFLDAWKAIPDISHWLLNVIEHGYTLQFRRSPPRFSGVVPSLTSAQNAPVLRQEIGSLLAKGAIERVPPNERESGFYSRYFVVPKRDGGLRPILDLRPVNRALHKRAFRMTTLKQILAQVRPGDWFASVDLKDAYFHVQIAKRHRKFLRFAFAGSAYQFAVLPFGLALAPRTFSKCVDAALSPLRASGMRILNYLDDWLILAHSREALSGHTQMLLRHLTSLGLRVNMQKSKLTPSQSITYLGVCFDSVEMRARLSQERTESISSALHLLRPGRSVPLREFQRLLGLMASASAVCHLGLLHMRPLQFWLKARVPWKAWSSGRVRVPVTLSCLSALSPWRDPSMFSRGVPLGLVTRRIVVTTDASSSGWGAVCEGMPASGLWTQSQRKWHINCLELMAVSLALHTFQSRLEKKHVLIRTDNMSVVSYINRQGGVRSGTLFKQAASLLLWADRHLLSVRAAHIPGRLNCGADMLSREGLPHGEWRLHPDSVRSIWERFGTAEVDLFATSENAHCPLYFSLTHSPMGSDALTVRWPDVRLYAFPPVKILPLVLCKIREETATVILVAPFWPNQPWFPDLSELLTAPPWRIPLRRDLLSQANGTIFHPSPQLWSLHAWPLRGF comes from the exons GTCCGATTGCGCGCACTGTGCGGACCTGCCGGCGCGTGTCTTGAGAACTCGCAGGAACATCGCTCGTGGAAATATAGGGTCAAGGCTCACTGCCACCAACGAGTCGCTGGTGAGTCTACCCGCTCCAAGGGGGAGCGGCGACGACACGGCTCCGGGCCGCTGTCCTCTGCCGTCACCCCATTCCCCAGTCCTCTACGCCGACGAGAGTCTTCGTCCCCCGCCTTCCGTCTTGGGCGCCGTTTCCTTCGGCGCTGAGGAGGACGACGACTCCATGTCCATCTCGGCTTCAGACAAGGACTGGGCAGGGTCGGAGCGGGATCGCCCCGACCTAGAGAGCACCCCGGACCTCCACGAGGAGTTCATGAGGGTCCTCGAGAAGGCCGTCAGCGAGCTCGACATCACCTGGAGTTCACCTGAGGAGCCGGCAAAAAGTAAGCTCGACTCGTGGTACCTTCAGGCGGGCCGCCGTCAGGCCACATCAAAGAGGAGTGCGCCATTCTTTCCAGATGTCCACGAGCACGTGGTGAAATCGTGGTCTGCTCCTCAGTCGGCGCGCGTTCACGCCGCTACGCAATCCATGTTCGCCCACGTGGTCGGAGCGGAGGCCCACGGTTACGTGCGCATGCCACCCGTCGAGGAGACCCTCGCCGCTCATTTGTGCCCTTCTACCACCTCGCTGGGCTCGGACCCAGGCCTGCCGTCGAAGCCGTGCAGGTTTACCGCTCATCTCGCCGGTAAGGCTTACGCATCCGCCGGAGAAGCCGCTTCCGCTTTGCACGCAATGGCGGTGCTGCAGGTGTTCCAGGCTAAGATCCTTCAGTCGCTGGATAGCGGCAGCCTGGAGGCGGACGCCACGAGGGATCTGAGGGCAGCGACCGACTTCGCTCTGATGGCAACGAagcggaccgcacaagctaTCGGCCGATCCATGGGGTTCATGGTCGTCCTACACCGTCATCTCTGGCTTACGTTGGCGGACCTGAAAGACGCTGACCGTAAGTCTCTCCTCAACGCCCCGATCACTCCCTCCGGCCTCTTTGGTGACGTCGTGGAGTCGGTGGTGGAGCGCTTCGGGGAGACGCAAAAGCGCGCCAAGGCCATGAGTCACGTGCTCCCGCGACGCTCTTATCAACC AGGCCGACCAAACAGCACGCTGCTTCCGCCCAGGCTTCTCGAGGTCGTGAGCCGGATGCACGGCCTAAACAATGGTCGGGCCCGCCTAAGAAGAGGTACGGGCCGAAGGGAGGACCGCAGAGAGGACCGCCGCGCCACGACGGCGGAGCGTCATCGTCTGCCAAGCCGTCATCCTGACGGACCtataaagaggaggagagagtttGTGAGCGTTCCGGTTGCCCCCAAACGCCGCTGTTTGCATCAGTTTTCCCCCGCGGTTGCGGGCGAACAttgcaatgttgtaaatgtctgtgtaaatgcaataaaaacacatacctgttCACAAAAAGAGCTCTTTCCCCCTCACACGACCAATGCTGCGTTCCTTGCCCTGCCACGGTGCAGCGCGAAGCCGCAGTTAATCCCGACTATAACCAGCCTTCCCTCGTCCACGGTCTTTCCCGTGGGCGAGAGACGGCTGGAGTCTCACGCACGGGCTATTTCCCCGCCAGTGCAATTAGCCTCGCTGCACCAGCGTGCTTCCCTAAACGGTCCGCTGACGGTAACGCCCGAAGAGATTCGGCCATTATGTCTGTTTCTGGACGCGTGGAAGGCCATTCCGGACATTTCTCATTGGCTACTAAATGTGATAGAACACGGGTACACCCTGCAGTTCAGACGAAGTCCTCCCCGCTTCAGCGGTGTGGTTCCGTCGCTTACGTCAGCGCAAAATGCGCCTGTGTTGAGGCAGGAAATCGGCAGCCTGCTCGCGAAAGGAGCGATCGAGCGTGTCCCTCCGAACGAGCGAgaaagcgggttttacagccggtACTTTGTAGTGCCcaagagagatggtggtctgcGTCCGATTCTGGACTTGAGACCCGTCAACCGAGCCCTTCACAAGCGAGCGTTCAGAATGACAACTCTAAAACAGATCCTGGCACAAGTGCGTCCCGGGGACTGGTTTGCATCCGTGGATCTGAAGGATGCGTACTTTCATGTTCAGATAGCCAAGCGCCACCGAAAGTTTCTGCGATTCGCTTTCGCGGGTTCAGCGTACCAATTTGCCGTACTCCCGTTCGGACTGGCACTAGCACCGCGCACATTCTCGAAGTGCGTGGACGCGGCGCTTTCCCCTCTCAGAGCGAGCGGTATGCGCATTCTGAATTATCTGGACGACTGGTTAATTTTAGCCCACTCACGGGAGGCGCTATCCGGTCATACGCAAATGCTGCTTCGTCACTTGACATCCCTGGGGCTACGcgtgaacatgcagaaaagcaagCTCACTCCGAGTCAGTCAATAACGTATCTGGGGGTATGTTTCGACTCAGTGGAGATGCGCGCTCGCCTCTCTCAAGAGCGGACGGAGTCCATCTCTTCAGCTCTACATCTGCTCAGGCCGGGTCGGTCTGTTCCACTGAGGGAGTTTCAGAGGCTTTTGGGTCTCATGGCGTCAGCCTCGGCGGTCTGCCACCTGGGTCTtctgcacatgcgaccgctacagTTTTGGCTGAAGGCTCGGGTTCCATGGAAAGCATGGTCCTCGGGTCGAGTGCGAGTCCCGGTTACACTCAGTTGCCTCAGTGCCCTGAGCCCATGGCGCGACCCAAGCATGTTCAGTCGGGGAGTTCCCCTGGGGCTGGTTACGAGACGCATAGTCGTTACGACGGATGCGTCGTCCTCGGGATGGGGTGCAGTGTGCGAGGGCATGCCGGCATCCGGCCTTTGGACACAGTCACAgagaaaatggcatataaattgCTTGGAGCTGATGGCGGTGTCTCTAGCTCTCCATACTTTCCAGTCGAGACTGGAGAAGAAACATGTCCTGATTCGCACCGACAACATGTCCGTGGTTTCGTACATAAATCGCCAGGGAGGAGTCCGCTCAGGAACTCTTTTCAAACAGGCTGCGAGTCTCCTACTATGGGCAGATCGGCATCTACTCTCTGTCAGGGCAGCGCATATCCCCGGTCGTCTGAACTGCGGAGCGGACATGCTTTCGAGGGAGGGTCTTCCGCACGGGGAATGGAGGCTTCATCCAGACTCAGTGCGGTCAATTTGGGAGCGCTTTGGGACGGCGGAAGTGGATTTATTCGCGACGAGCGAGAACGCGCACTGCCCGCTATATTTCTCGCTGACCCATTCCCCCATGGGGAGCGACGCTCTGACGGTGCGATGGCCGGACGTTCGGCTTTACGCGTTTCCTCCGGTGAAGATTTTGCCCCTGGTGCTGTGCAAAATCAGAGAGGAGACGGCGACGGTGATCCTCGTCGCTCCGTTTTGGCCGAATCAACCGTGGTTTCCGGACCTAAGCGAATTGTTAACGGCACCGCCGTGGCGGATTCCCCTCAGGAGAGACCTGTTGTCCCAAGCGAACGGCACGATATTTCACCCCAGCCCGCAGCTGTGGAGTCTTCATGCCTGGCCTCTTCGggggttttaa